One part of the Deltaproteobacteria bacterium genome encodes these proteins:
- a CDS encoding acyl-CoA dehydrogenase family protein, producing the protein MDEAELRARVRKLLAEAHPERTDSITFRRKQFEHGLALVHFPEGHGGLGISPKQQLTVLDEIQKHSKVVHHDPPAGTIGIGMGMPTVLTYGSEKQKKYHLPRIFSGEDIWCQMFSEPSAGSDVAGLASRAVSDGDHWVVNGQKVWTSVAHLSSWGMLVVRTNPDVPKHDGLSYFILDMKTPGVTVRPLYQITAEAEFNEVFFDNVRIPHENMLGKEGQGWRVAITTLMNERVAIGGGGAKRKGAGSAQLVKLWKDRKAGALSPAQEAMLRDRVTRSYMDNELLRITSQRARAAQKQGNPGPEGSVMKLAQADINKHMWELAMDVLGQDALAFEAGYQLRQSGFESRSLESAAKYMFLRSRANSIEGGTSEIMKNILGERVLGLPGDPRVDKDVPWKDIPRS; encoded by the coding sequence ATGGACGAAGCCGAGCTGCGTGCGCGCGTGCGCAAGCTGCTCGCGGAAGCGCATCCCGAGCGCACCGACTCGATCACGTTCCGGCGCAAGCAGTTCGAGCACGGCCTCGCGCTGGTTCACTTCCCCGAGGGCCACGGCGGCCTCGGCATCAGCCCGAAGCAACAGCTCACGGTGCTCGACGAGATCCAGAAGCACTCCAAGGTCGTGCACCACGACCCGCCGGCGGGAACGATCGGCATCGGCATGGGCATGCCGACGGTGCTCACCTACGGGAGCGAGAAGCAGAAGAAGTACCACCTGCCGCGCATCTTCTCGGGCGAGGACATCTGGTGTCAGATGTTCAGCGAGCCGAGCGCGGGCTCGGACGTCGCGGGCCTCGCGTCGCGCGCGGTTAGCGACGGCGACCACTGGGTCGTGAACGGCCAGAAGGTGTGGACCTCGGTCGCGCACCTCTCGAGCTGGGGCATGCTCGTCGTGCGCACGAACCCCGACGTGCCGAAGCACGACGGCCTCTCGTACTTCATCCTCGACATGAAGACCCCCGGGGTGACGGTGCGCCCGCTCTACCAGATCACCGCCGAGGCCGAGTTCAACGAAGTGTTCTTCGACAACGTGCGCATCCCGCACGAGAACATGCTCGGCAAGGAAGGCCAGGGCTGGCGCGTCGCGATCACGACGCTGATGAACGAGCGCGTCGCGATCGGCGGCGGCGGCGCCAAGCGCAAAGGCGCGGGCTCGGCGCAGCTCGTGAAGCTGTGGAAGGACCGCAAGGCCGGCGCGCTCTCGCCGGCGCAGGAGGCGATGCTGCGCGATCGCGTGACGCGCTCGTACATGGACAACGAGTTGTTACGGATCACCTCGCAGCGCGCGCGCGCGGCGCAGAAGCAGGGCAACCCGGGCCCGGAGGGCTCGGTGATGAAGCTCGCGCAGGCCGACATCAACAAGCACATGTGGGAGCTCGCGATGGACGTGCTCGGCCAGGACGCGCTCGCGTTCGAGGCCGGCTACCAGCTGCGCCAGAGCGGCTTCGAGTCGCGCTCGCTCGAGTCCGCCGCGAAGTACATGTTCCTGCGCTCGCGCGCGAACTCGATCGAAGGCGGCACGAGCGAGATCATGAAAAACATCCTCGGCGAGCGCGTGCTGGGCCTGCCGGGCGACCCGCGCGTCGACAAGGACGTGCCGTGGAAGGACATCCCGCGCTCGTGA
- a CDS encoding acyl-CoA dehydrogenase family protein, producing the protein MPADFVFTDEHQELRKTVRAFLDKRSDEKAVRATMTSERGYDPEVWKQLAEELGLVGLIIPEQHGGAGFGAVELLIAMEEIGRSLLCAPYLGTSVFAASALLTCANEVAQKELLPKIASGACIASVAHAEPNGRWDLAGVTLRASGSGATVTLTGEKTLVLDGHVANVLLVVARTDAGLELLRVDANSAGVTRSAIPPLDLTRKLARVSFANTPATRISSGDQTANLGRVLALVCSALAAEQVGGAQKVLDMGTEYAKTRLQFGRPIGSYQGIKHKLAEMLVNVEMAKSAAYNALFSYASNEPDFVEAAALAKAYCSEVYFRAAADNIQIHGGMGFTWEAAPHLYFKRAKASELLFGDAAHHREELAKHVGL; encoded by the coding sequence ATGCCTGCGGATTTCGTTTTCACCGACGAGCACCAAGAGCTGCGCAAGACGGTGCGCGCGTTTCTCGACAAGCGTTCGGACGAGAAGGCCGTGCGCGCGACGATGACGAGCGAGCGGGGCTACGACCCTGAGGTCTGGAAACAGCTCGCGGAAGAGCTCGGCCTCGTGGGGCTGATCATTCCCGAGCAGCACGGCGGCGCCGGCTTCGGCGCGGTCGAGCTGCTGATCGCGATGGAAGAGATAGGGCGCTCGCTCCTGTGCGCGCCGTATCTCGGCACGTCGGTGTTCGCGGCGAGCGCGCTGCTCACCTGCGCGAACGAGGTGGCGCAAAAGGAGCTGCTGCCGAAGATCGCGTCGGGCGCGTGCATCGCGTCGGTGGCGCACGCCGAGCCGAACGGGCGCTGGGACCTCGCCGGCGTCACGCTGCGGGCCAGCGGCTCGGGCGCGACCGTGACGCTCACGGGCGAGAAGACGCTCGTGCTCGACGGCCACGTCGCGAACGTGCTGCTCGTGGTGGCGCGCACCGACGCGGGGCTCGAGCTGCTGCGTGTCGACGCGAACTCCGCGGGCGTGACGCGCAGCGCGATCCCGCCGCTCGACCTCACGCGCAAGCTCGCGCGCGTGTCGTTCGCGAACACGCCGGCGACGCGCATCTCGAGCGGCGACCAGACCGCGAACTTGGGGCGCGTGCTCGCGCTGGTGTGCTCGGCGCTCGCGGCGGAGCAGGTGGGCGGCGCGCAGAAGGTCCTCGACATGGGCACGGAATACGCGAAGACGCGTCTCCAATTCGGCCGCCCGATCGGCAGCTACCAGGGCATCAAGCACAAGCTCGCCGAGATGCTCGTGAACGTGGAGATGGCGAAGAGCGCCGCTTACAACGCGCTCTTCAGCTACGCCTCGAACGAGCCCGACTTCGTGGAGGCCGCCGCGCTCGCGAAGGCCTACTGCAGCGAGGTGTACTTCCGCGCTGCCGCCGACAACATCCAGATCCACGGCGGCATGGGCTTCACGTGGGAAGCCGCGCCGCATCTCTACTTCAAGCGCGCGAAGGCGAGCGAGCTCCTGTTCGGCGATGCCGCGCATCACCGCGAGGAGCTGGCGAAGCACGTCGGGTTGTAG
- a CDS encoding aldo/keto reductase: MYDRREFLFRSAALGAVPLVATLGVDAAGAAQPPLAPQVRRKVPLGRTGLLIPDIGFGASRLSGDVALVQHALARGITYYDTAESYAGSESESTLGRALAGRRDEVVLATKTHGGAHTSRAELMASLDASLARLRTDRVEVFFNHAVNGTDRLRNEEWFEFASRAKQAGKIRFTGISGHGGNLVECLDLAVAEKLVDVLLVAFNFGQDPAFYERFTGSFDFIATQPELPRVLKKAKASGIGVVAMKTLRGARLNDMRPYERGGATFAQAAFRWVLASGLADALVVTMSSTAQLDEFLGASGFTALHAEDAALLRRYAKRSETTQCRYGCSDCASACPLGVSIPDALRLRMYAEDYGAPELASEARAEAGNLGACLGCDGTPCASACPHGVAIDVLVQRAARIS; the protein is encoded by the coding sequence ATGTACGACCGCCGCGAATTCCTCTTCCGCAGCGCCGCACTCGGTGCAGTCCCTCTCGTCGCGACGCTCGGCGTCGACGCGGCGGGCGCAGCGCAGCCGCCGCTCGCGCCGCAGGTGCGTCGCAAAGTCCCGCTAGGGCGAACGGGGCTCCTGATCCCTGACATCGGCTTCGGCGCCTCGCGCCTCTCGGGCGACGTTGCGCTCGTGCAGCACGCGCTCGCGCGCGGCATCACCTACTACGACACGGCGGAGAGCTACGCAGGCAGCGAGTCCGAGTCGACGCTCGGCCGCGCGCTCGCGGGGCGGCGCGACGAGGTGGTGCTCGCGACGAAGACTCACGGCGGCGCGCACACGTCGCGCGCGGAGCTGATGGCGTCGCTCGATGCGAGCCTCGCGCGGCTGCGCACGGATCGCGTCGAGGTCTTCTTCAACCACGCCGTGAACGGCACGGATCGGCTGCGCAACGAGGAGTGGTTCGAGTTCGCGTCTCGCGCGAAGCAGGCGGGCAAGATCCGCTTCACCGGCATCTCGGGCCACGGCGGGAACCTCGTCGAGTGCCTCGACCTCGCAGTGGCGGAGAAGCTCGTCGACGTCCTGCTCGTCGCGTTCAACTTCGGGCAAGACCCCGCGTTCTACGAGCGCTTCACGGGCAGCTTCGACTTCATCGCGACGCAGCCCGAGCTGCCGCGCGTGCTGAAGAAGGCGAAGGCGAGCGGCATCGGCGTCGTCGCGATGAAGACGCTGCGCGGGGCACGCCTCAACGACATGCGCCCGTACGAGCGCGGCGGCGCCACCTTCGCGCAGGCCGCCTTCCGCTGGGTGCTCGCGAGCGGGCTCGCCGATGCGCTCGTGGTCACGATGAGCAGCACGGCGCAGCTCGACGAGTTTCTCGGAGCTTCGGGGTTCACGGCGCTTCACGCTGAAGACGCCGCGTTGTTACGGCGCTACGCGAAGCGCAGCGAGACCACGCAGTGCCGGTACGGCTGCAGCGACTGCGCGAGTGCGTGCCCGCTCGGCGTCTCGATCCCCGACGCACTGCGGCTACGCATGTACGCCGAGGACTACGGCGCGCCCGAGCTCGCGAGCGAAGCACGCGCCGAGGCGGGGAACCTCGGCGCGTGCCTCGGCTGCGACGGCACGCCGTGCGCGAGCGCGTGCCCCCACGGCGTCGCGATCGACGTGCTCGTGCAGCGCGCGGCGCGGATCTCCTGA